Proteins found in one Planctomycetota bacterium genomic segment:
- the rpsR gene encoding 30S ribosomal protein S18 produces MARFKPKMKTKMKTKKRKKFVRFRDRAKCRFCRENVTHIDYKDTQTLQKLTTTRGKMLSRKRSGNCARHQRAAQRALKRARFLSLMPFVA; encoded by the coding sequence GTGGCCAGGTTCAAACCGAAGATGAAGACGAAAATGAAGACCAAGAAGCGCAAGAAGTTCGTACGTTTTCGTGACCGGGCGAAGTGCCGCTTCTGCCGCGAAAACGTCACCCACATCGACTACAAGGACACGCAGACGCTGCAAAAACTGACGACGACTCGCGGCAAGATGCTGAGCCGCAAACGCAGCGGCAACTGCGCGCGGCACCAGCGGGCGGCCCAGCGTGCGCTGAAGCGCGCGCGGTTCCTGTCGCTGATGCCATTCGTAGCCTGA
- the rplI gene encoding 50S ribosomal protein L9: protein MKLLLREDVRDLGSAGDIVEVKAGYARNYLLPKRLAVEPNAPNIKRVELERTDREKQRQQHLESLKELAQRMSQASVSIKAKANELGHLFGSVTEEHIADALSAEGFPVKPEQVALAAPIRTLDKFRVPIRLAEGIEAQVDVWVVPA from the coding sequence ATGAAACTGCTGCTTCGAGAAGACGTGCGCGACCTGGGATCCGCCGGCGACATCGTGGAAGTCAAGGCGGGGTACGCGCGAAATTATTTGCTGCCGAAACGCCTGGCGGTCGAGCCGAACGCCCCCAACATCAAGCGCGTCGAACTGGAGCGCACGGATCGGGAGAAGCAGCGGCAGCAGCACCTGGAAAGCCTGAAAGAACTGGCCCAGCGGATGAGCCAGGCGTCGGTTTCGATCAAGGCCAAGGCGAACGAACTGGGGCACCTTTTCGGGTCGGTGACCGAAGAGCACATTGCGGACGCGCTCTCGGCGGAAGGGTTCCCGGTGAAGCCGGAGCAGGTGGCGCTGGCGGCACCGATCCGTACGCTGGACAAGTTCCGAGTGCCGATCCGGTTGGCGGAAGGGATCGAAGCGCAAGTGGATGTTTGGGTGGTGCCGGCGTAG